Part of the Candidatus Zixiibacteriota bacterium genome is shown below.
CGATTCATCGCCGATGATATGGTCGGTAAGCTGGCCCGCTTCGTGAGGCTTTTGGGCTACGACTGCGTCTACCAGAAAGGCATCGAGGACAAGCATTTAATTGAGCGAGCGCTGGTCGATGACAGGATAATCCTGACCCGCGACACACGGCTGGTTGAAATGGTTCTGGCCAAAAAGTACCTGTTGATCGAATCTGATGACCCGGAAATTCAACTCCGGCAGGTTATTTCAGACTGTGAACTCAAAATCGATCCCGGCACTATCCTGTCACGTTGCCTCGTATGCAATCAACGGCTGGAAGATATTGAAAAATCCGAGGTTGCGGAGAGGGTCTGGCCGTATGTCTACCGGACTCAGGAGGAATTCAAAATCTGCTCGGAGTGTGAGCGAATCTACTGGGAGGGGACTCATGTCGAGGCGATCAAAAAAAGACTCAGGAACTGGGGTGTTATAGATTGAGTTTAGAACAGGCCAAGGCTGACCTGTACCCCGGCAAAGAGCGACAGGAACTTGGAATTGAACGAGACCACCTCGTCACCGGAATACTGTTCCAAATCCTGCACGATATCGTATTGCGCGTTTAAATCCAGAGTGATTTTGGGAAAGACTGAAAACCGCAATCCGCCCTGCAAATTCCAGCCGAACTTGGTTTTGCTGTCGAGCGTGTTGGAAGCGATTTCATCACCCTCGGAATCCTTCAGGCTGGTCCTGCTGGAAAAGTAATAGACTCCGATACCCGCGCCGGCATAAGGCTGAAAACCGGGTATGGGTGGCGACAGTTCCAGGCCAAGAGTGGCCTTCAGGAGATCGTTGGTGTAGGTTTCGGTGAAGAGATCATCGGGATATCCCTGAATACTGACACTGCGGTCATCGCGTTCGAAAAAAACTCCCTGGACCCCCAGCCGGTAGCTGACGAATGGCAGGGAAGCCATATTCAGCTTGCCGAAACCCATGATCGAGAACCCGGTTTTGGTGTATTCGTTGAATTCTCCCTGGGGCAGTGTGGCGCCCAGTCCGCCCCCGATTGAACCGGAAAGCCCCGCGGCGGTCAGGGTTTGAACCGTCAATAAAAAGATTATCGCCAAT
Proteins encoded:
- a CDS encoding outer membrane beta-barrel protein is translated as MRCKEIRVKIKALAIIFLLTVQTLTAAGLSGSIGGGLGATLPQGEFNEYTKTGFSIMGFGKLNMASLPFVSYRLGVQGVFFERDDRSVSIQGYPDDLFTETYTNDLLKATLGLELSPPIPGFQPYAGAGIGVYYFSSRTSLKDSEGDEIASNTLDSKTKFGWNLQGGLRFSVFPKITLDLNAQYDIVQDLEQYSGDEVVSFNSKFLSLFAGVQVSLGLF